In Oncorhynchus kisutch isolate 150728-3 linkage group LG5, Okis_V2, whole genome shotgun sequence, a genomic segment contains:
- the LOC109890154 gene encoding CTTNBP2 N-terminal-like protein, translating into MLEFTKALKRHMKEPQMNMESLSKPDLLMLFSVLEGELEARDLVIEALRAQCRDTYVEKRYGKYNLSDPFLALQRDSEALGGQSPGVHQASACSSPLVVLKQVVTHCRRMQEKMLAQLAAAESSHKRVIADLEEERRRHAEDTAEGDDVTCILEKERERLLQQLEFERGQVRRLEKEQKRVLEQLEEERVQHKQLSSALAKECKWASQRALEVDHRLAEANRRLEKEQGEILALRADLQKERRRALQMEARVEERLAEFDMEKEQLRSRLKREEAQCCLLQEQVEALRRELQEERGAEEVDERRGSPLLRPPPHSSQEEGGEEPKVNGHDCLREDALPHRLGLDNRSENSSPVLLSPALLNQSLSPCSTGSSSLTSSPCSSPQLAKRLALATSPSYQSSYQAGINQRFHAARHKFQGHTDPEPQQDGRGGGSLPHSPRDLSPSPECIPVPVPSPAKHLARSTVTHVLSRFTVQQGAKPPPPNSSPFGTDYRNLALTPSSPVIPRASGAALPLGICSPTIPRADRGNPPPIPSKKPGLAQSPAPSIPGTRASHFPELSGSCGLTSGQENVKELDMVVSSVS; encoded by the exons GAGCCCCAGATGAACATGGAGAGCCTGAGCAAGCCAGATCTGCTGATGCTCTTCAGTGTCCTGGAGGGAGAGCTGGAGGCTCGTGACCTGGTCATCGAGGCCCTCAGG gccCAGTGCAGAGATACATATGTGGAGAAGCGCTATGGGAAGTACAACCTGAGCGACCCGTTCCTGGCTCTGCAGAGGGACAGTGAGGCGTTGGGGGGGCAGAGCCCTGGGGTCCACCAGGCTTCAGCCTGCTCTAGCCCCCTGGTTGTGCTCAAGCAGGTGGTCACCCACTGCAGGAGGATGCAGGAGAAGATGCTCGCCCAGCTAGCTGCAGCCGAGAGCAGTCACAAGAGG GTCATTGCAgatctggaggaggagaggagaaggcatGCAGAGGACACCGCTGAGGGCGATGATGTCACTTGCATCCTGGAAAAGGAGAGGGAACGCCTCTTGCAACAG CTGGAGTTTGAGCGGGGCCAGGTGCGTCGTCTGGAGAAGGAACAGAAGAGGGTCCTGGAGCAGCTGGAGGAGGAGCGGGTGCAGCACAAGCAGCTCTCCTCTGCCCTGGCCAAGGAGTGCAAGTGGGCCAGCCAGCGGGCCCTGGAGGTGGACCACCGCCTGGCTGAGGCAAACCGTAGGCTGGAGAAGGAGCAGGGGGAGATCTTGGCCCTGAGGGCTGACctacagaaggagaggaggagggccctGCAGATGGAGGCCAGGGTGGAGGAGCGGCTGGCTGAGTTTGACATGGAGAAGGAGCAGCTCCGCTCTCGGCTCAAGAGGGAGGAGGCCCAGTGCTGCCTGCTGCAGGAGCAGGTGGAGGCGCTGAGGAGAGAGCTTCAGGAAGAGAGGGGAGCTGAGGaggtggatgagaggagagggtcacCACTACTACGACCACCACCACACTCCAGCCAGGAAGAGGGGGGTGAAGAGCCTAAAGTCAACGGTCACGACTGCCTCAGGGAGGACGCCCTTCCACACAGACTGGGCCTGGACAACCGGAGTGAGAACAGCAGCCCTGTCCTGCTGTCCCCTGCCCTCCTGAACCAAAGCCTGTCCCCCTGCAGCACGGGgtcctcctccctcacctcctccccgtgCTCCTCTCCTCAGCTGGCCAAACGGCTGGCCCTGGCCACCAGTCCCAGCTACCAGTCCTCCTACCAGGCAGGCATCAACCAGCGCTTCCACGCTGCTCGCCACAAGTTCCAGGGCCACACTGATCCAGAGCCACAGcaggatggaagaggaggtggcAGCCTACCCCACTCCCCTAGAGACCTGTCCCCGTCCCCTGAGTGCATCCCCGTCCCTGTCCCCAGCCCGGCCAAACATCTGGCCCGCAGCACCGTCACCCACGTCCTGTCCCGCTTCACAGTCCAGCAGGGGGCCAAACCTCCGCCACCCAACAGCTCTCCCTTCGGCACTGACTACCGTAACCTGGCCCTGACCCCCTCCTCCCCGGTCATCCCCAGGGCCTCTGGTGCTGCTCTGCCTCTGGGGATCTGCTCCCCAACCATCCCCCGAGCAGACAGGGGCAACCCGCCCCCCATCCCCTCTAAGAAGCCTGGCCTGGCCCAGTCTCCAGCGCCATCCATCCCTGGTACCAGAGCCAGCCACTTTCCTGAGCTGTCAGGAAGTTGTGGTCTCACCAGCGGCCAGGAGAATGTTAAAGAGCTGGACATGGTGGTTTCCTCCGTCAGTTAG